CTGGACGCCGGCGATGACGGCCGCGCCGGTGGCGATGGCACGGTCGAGGATGAGCCGGGGATCCTGGAGGTAGCCCGTTTGGGAACCGGTCGGGGTGATCATGGCGTTCATTGTGCGGACCGAAACCGGTCACCTAGTGGCCGGTTTGATGGAAGTGTGATCGGGTGCGAGCAGACCGGTTAGTGGCCATCCTCCTGCTGCTCCAACAACGCGAGCAGGTCACAGCTTCGGAGGTCGCTCTGGAGTTGGAGGTTTCCGAACGGACCGCCCGCCGCGACCTCGAAGCGTTGTCCGTTGCCGGGCTGCCGGTGTACTCCGTGCAGGGCCGAGGGGGCGGGTGGCGCCTCCTGGGCGGCGCTCGCACCGACCTCTCGGGGCTGACGGCGGGCGAGGCTCGGGCTCTGTTTCTGGTAGCCGGACCGGCGTCGACGGCACCCCCGGGCGTGAAGACCGCGCTGCGCAAGCTCGTACGCGCGCTCCCCGAGCCCTTCCGGGAGCAGGCCGAGGCGGCCGCGACATCACTCGTCGTAGACCCAGGACATTGGGGATCCAGCCGGCACGAGCCCCGACGACCCCGGTTCCTCGATGAACTGCAAGAGGCGGTGATCCGCGGCGTCCAGGTACGGCTCGGCTACGTCGACCGCAAGGGCTCCGAGACCGAGCGGACCGTCCACCCACTGGGCATCGTCGCCAAGGGCTCAACGTGGTATCTGGTCTCCACGACGGAGGCCGGTCGACGGACCTTCCGGATCGACCGTGTCTCATCGGTCGAGTTGACAGACGATTCCGTCCAACGACCCGAGGGATTCGACCTCGCCGAGAGCTGGCGCGAGATCGCCGACGAGGTCGACCGAAAGCGCACCCCCTTCGAGGCCCAAGCCACGTGTGCTCCCGACGCGCTCGGCTTGCTCCGGATGGCACTTGGGGTTCGTCTCGAAGTTGGCGGTTCCGCGCCCGACGGTCGGATCGAGATCGTCATCCGGGGCCGCGACGAGTACACCCTCGCAGGCGAACTCGCCGGGCTGAACGATTGGCTCGAAGTCACCGGTCCGCAAGGGGTGCGCGACCATCTCGCTTCGATCGGCCTCGCGCTTGTGGCGCGGTACCGACACCAACCTCGACGTGCCGGTCCGGAATAAAGTTCGCACCTAGGCCACTTGGCTCAGGAGTCGCACTTCCCCGACTCAGGAGCTTCCACATGACCCGTCCCGTTCGCGTCGCAGTGCAGATCCAGCCCGGTGGCACGCCCGACTACCGCACCTGGCGCGACGCCGTTCTGGCCGCCGACGACCTCGGTGCTGACGTGATCTTCGGTTACGACCACTTCCACCGCCCGGCGATGCAGGCCCTCGTCGACGGCAAGCCCATCCTGTTCGACGAGCAGCCCGACGTTTCCAACTTCGAGGGCTGGACCGCGCTCGCGTCGTG
The genomic region above belongs to Mycolicibacterium sp. HK-90 and contains:
- a CDS encoding YafY family protein, which translates into the protein MRADRLVAILLLLQQREQVTASEVALELEVSERTARRDLEALSVAGLPVYSVQGRGGGWRLLGGARTDLSGLTAGEARALFLVAGPASTAPPGVKTALRKLVRALPEPFREQAEAAATSLVVDPGHWGSSRHEPRRPRFLDELQEAVIRGVQVRLGYVDRKGSETERTVHPLGIVAKGSTWYLVSTTEAGRRTFRIDRVSSVELTDDSVQRPEGFDLAESWREIADEVDRKRTPFEAQATCAPDALGLLRMALGVRLEVGGSAPDGRIEIVIRGRDEYTLAGELAGLNDWLEVTGPQGVRDHLASIGLALVARYRHQPRRAGPE